In Miscanthus floridulus cultivar M001 unplaced genomic scaffold, ASM1932011v1 fs_848_4_5, whole genome shotgun sequence, a single window of DNA contains:
- the LOC136533312 gene encoding uncharacterized protein encodes MPMPDLDGGVLHSSSGSGAAATASSASPDVATLVERAIAKLPPELAAQAVNTKRKAKSQDPGWKYGWWPDASKKDFVQCIFCKKIVPSGIKRFKQHLAGGYGDAVGCPSAPEVVKKEMADYLKKNSRTILALNPTLGEDEEQQDDATAAEEPAAVPEPSSGTKVKQKKRIAQAAISSFTVTAAPKPATQKMSRSVSSMLCKSPEEVVEERHRSKHSQPTLEHCTKKSKEAKVVVDDHVADFFYENRIPLKVINSRSWKVLIESIGQYGPGYRSPSYHDIRVPLLEKAVNRTSELRKKHEEAWKEYGCTIMSDGWTDTSHRHLINFLANSPAGTFFLGSVDASSEIANGPLLADLLEKQIDKVGKEHVVQIVTDNGANFKAVGRLLMERIPHLFWTPCAAHCLDLLLEDIGKIKEFNTCINMAKKVCRFMYKHGRILDLMRDKIGGDLVRPAITRFATSFLTLASMHKNKTVLRNLVVSEEWQATNFSSTTEGRQVENIILSMPFWNKVELCIRATHPLLVALRIADGDETPAAPEIMAAMDHAKAAIKDSLKDKPNLLKEVLEYFDKRWENQMEQQLYGAALYLNPSKYFAIREKDRRQATKLRIMFNQVM; translated from the coding sequence ATGCCGATGCCTGACCTTGACGGAGGTGTTCTACATTCATCATCTGGGTCAGGTGCAGCAGCCACGGCTTCCTCAGCTAGTCCAGATGTTGCAACACTAGTTGAGAGGGCTATTGCAAAGCTACCTCCAGAGCTTGCTGCCCAAGCTGTTAACACCAAGAGGAAGGCAAAATCACAAGATCCAGGATGGAAGTATGGGTGGTGGCCAGATGCTTCGAAGAAGGATTTTGTGCAGTGCATATTTTGCAAAAAGATTGTCCCCTCTGGAATAAAAAGATTCAAGCAGCACCTTGCCGGGGGGTATGGAGATGCAGTTGGATGTCCTAGTGCTCCAGAAGTAGTTAAGAAGGAGATGGCTGATTACCTGAAAAAGAACTCAAGAACTATTCTAGCTTTGAATCCTACATTAGGTGAAGATGAAGAGCAACAAGATGATGCTACTGCTGCAGAAGAACCAGCAGCTGTACCAGAACCAAGCTCTGGAACAAAAGTCAAGCAAAAGAAGAGGATTGCTCAGGCTGCCATCTCTTCTTTCACTGTCACTGCTGCACCAAAACCAGCCACTCAAAAAATGTCTAGATCAGTGAGCTCAATGCTTTGCAAGTCACCGGAAGAAGTAGTTGAAGAGAGGCACAGATCCAAGCATAGTCAACCTACACTTGAGCATTGCACAAAGAAAAGTAAGGAGGCCAAAGTAGTTGTTGATGATCATGTTGCAGATTTCTTCTATGAGAATCGCATTCCATTGAAAGTCATTAATTCTAGAAGCTGGAAAGTTTTGATTGAGTCAATTGGACAATACGGCCCTGGGTACCGCTCACCATCATATCATGATATAAGGGTACCACTGCTTGAAAAGGCTGTGAACAGGACATCAGAGTTGAGGAAGAAGCATGAGGAGGCTTGGAAGGAATATGGCTGCACCATAATGTCCGATGGGTGGACTGACACAAGCCATCGCCATCTCATCAATTTCCTTGCTAACAGTCCAGCAGGGACTTTCTTTCTAGGGTCTGTTGATGCTTCAAGTGAGATAGCAAATGGaccattgttggctgatttgttggagAAGCAAATAGATAAGGTTGGGAAGGAACATGTGGTACAGATTGTCACTGACAATGGAGCCAACTTCAAGGCTGTAGGGAGGCTTTTAATGGAGAGGATCCCACATCTATTTTGGACACCATGTGCTGCCCATTGCTTGGATTTGTTATTAGAGGACATTGGGAAGATCAAGGAATTCAACACTTGCATCAACATGGCAAAGAAGGTGTGTAGGTTCATGTACAAGCATGGGAGGATTCTAGATCTCATGCGAGATAAGATTGGAGGAGATCTTGTGAGGCCAGCTATAACTCGCTTTGCCACTTCATTTCTCACATTGGCAAGCATGCATAAGAACAAGACTGTATTGAGGAATTTAGTGGTTAGTGAGGAATGGCAAGCTACCAATTTCTCTAGCACTACAGAAGGCCGGCAAGTTGAGAACATTATCCTTTCAATGCCATTTTGGAATAAAGTGGAATTATGCATAAGAGCTACACATCCACTTCTTGTTGCTCTTAGGATTGCAGATGGAGATGAGACACCTGCGGCTCCTGAGATTATGGCAGCCATGGATCATGCAAAGGCTGCAATCAAGGATTCTTTGAAAGACAAACCAAATTTACTCAAAGAGGTACTAGAATATTTTGACAAGAGATGGGAAAACCAAATGGAGCAGCAGTTGTATGGAGCAGCCCTATACTTGAATCCAAGCAAGTACTTTGCCATAAGGGAAAAAGATAGGAGACAAGCCACAAAGCTGAGAATTATGTTTAATCAAGTTATGTGA
- the LOC136533314 gene encoding uncharacterized protein gives MVSDDEDQNKISKQADDYERSEGQSFSKPGAIRDRDRKNPILWWGAYGGLTYELQCLAKRIVSLCCSASGCERNWSEFSTIHTKKRNRLEHKRLNKLVYVSYNRKMENRFKNIRELGSKGKRSNPLLLDEFHWENEWVNDNCEPVHEGAANAITWANVDDAIGATQGLEGRNLPRAAAARTAIPAPVRRTYARKRPRNTVAQDLDEIDDEEQDQQVESDSATPMDEDEESAPPPTATADGHGGFHFNDDLLY, from the exons ATGGTGAGTGATGATGAGGACCAAAACAAGATAAGCAAGCAAGCAGATGACTATGAGAGGTCTGAAGGCCAATCCTTCTCAAAGCCAGGAGCAATAAGAGACAGAGATAGAAAAAATCCTA TTCTTTGGTGGGGTGCATATGGTGGCCTGACATATGAACTTCAATGTTTAGCAAAAAGGATTGTTAGCCTTTGTTGTTCTGCATCTGGATGCGAGCGTAATTGGAGTGAATTTTCTACT ATCCATACAAAAAAGAGAAACCGGTTAGAGCACAAAAGGTTAAATAAGTTGGTATATGTCAGCTACAACCGCAAGATGGAAAACAGATTTAAAAACATTAGAGAGCTGGGTTCCaaaggaaagcgatcaaatccacTCTTGCTTGATGAATTTCATTGGGAAAATGAATGGGTCAATGAcaattgtgaaccagttcatgaagGTGCTGCCAATGCTATTACTTGGGCTAATGTGGATGATGCTATTGGTGCAACTCAGGGTCTAGAGGGCCGTAACTTGcctagggctgctgctgctcgtactGCTATTCCTGCCCCTGTGAGGCGTACTTATGCTAGGAAGCGTCCAAGGAACACAGTGGCTCAAGATCTTGATGAAATAGATGATGAAGAACAAGATCAGCAAGTAGAATCTGATTCAGCAACACCTATGGATGAGGATGAAGAATCTGCACCACCACCAACAGCAACTGCAGATGGACATGGAGGCTTCCATTTCAATGATGATTTGCTTTATTAG